From one candidate division WOR-3 bacterium genomic stretch:
- a CDS encoding MgtC/SapB family protein — protein sequence MEWTTIMLRLATSIVIGGLVGLERELEHKPAGLRTIILVCLGSTIFMLIGFELGLASFELGRIVAGVVTGIGFLGAGAIIRARGEVYGLTTAATIWLASGLGLAVGAGYYILAIIACVSVLIVLRILGIVERLISKK from the coding sequence ATGGAATGGACAACAATCATGCTACGGCTTGCCACGTCAATAGTGATAGGAGGCCTGGTCGGCCTCGAACGTGAACTCGAGCACAAACCTGCAGGTCTGCGGACGATAATCCTTGTCTGCCTGGGCTCGACGATCTTCATGCTCATCGGTTTCGAACTTGGTCTGGCCAGCTTTGAATTAGGCAGGATCGTCGCCGGCGTAGTAACGGGAATTGGTTTTCTGGGTGCCGGCGCAATCATCCGCGCGCGCGGTGAGGTGTACGGTCTAACAACGGCGGCAACGATCTGGCTCGCCAGCGGACTCGGACTGGCCGTCGGCGCAGGTTACTACATACTGGCAATTATCGCCTGTGTCTCGGTGCTCATCGTACTCAGAATTCTCGGAATCGTTGAAAGACTGATAAGCAAGAAATAA
- a CDS encoding superoxide dismutase, Ni translates to MSNISNRFSIGVALLMLTAVCARVSFAHCEIPCGIYGDEMRFEMIEEHIVTIEKSMQMIVELSKEAEKNYNQIVRWINNKEEHANHIQEIVSQYFLTQRVKVADAKDKDAYQKYVKQVVLLQQMLVFAMKAKQSLDFTNIARLRTLLEEFERIYLGK, encoded by the coding sequence ATGAGTAACATTTCCAATAGGTTTAGCATAGGGGTAGCGCTGTTGATGCTGACTGCAGTATGTGCAAGAGTGTCGTTTGCGCACTGTGAGATACCTTGCGGCATCTACGGTGACGAAATGCGTTTTGAAATGATCGAAGAGCATATCGTGACGATCGAGAAATCCATGCAAATGATCGTAGAACTATCGAAGGAAGCAGAAAAGAATTATAACCAGATTGTCCGCTGGATCAATAATAAGGAAGAACATGCAAATCATATACAGGAAATAGTATCGCAGTACTTTCTAACACAGCGGGTAAAAGTAGCAGATGCTAAAGATAAAGATGCCTATCAGAAATACGTTAAGCAGGTCGTGCTGCTCCAGCAGATGCTTGTATTCGCAATGAAGGCAAAACAATCGCTTGACTTCACAAATATCGCGCGCTTGCGTACTCTTTTGGAGGAATTCGAGAGGATATATCTTGGTAAGTGA
- a CDS encoding GNAT family N-acetyltransferase, translating into MRDLVGPTDLVRHATLEDIAALIDLYREFHEFHVKGVPDRLQRPNEYDTDDLRSKLVDIIEAEDSNIFVAELDGQVIGLAEVYMKEDESNPYRVSYKYTHLQSIMVSEKCRRKEIGRRLLRAVEQWSKEKDATEVRLNIWEFDNGPLRFYEKEGYRTLRRTMVRKL; encoded by the coding sequence ATGAGAGATCTGGTTGGCCCCACAGATTTGGTAAGACATGCCACGCTTGAGGATATAGCAGCGTTGATCGATCTTTACAGAGAGTTTCATGAATTCCATGTTAAAGGCGTTCCGGACCGTTTGCAGCGTCCTAACGAATATGATACTGACGATTTGCGGTCGAAGTTGGTAGATATAATAGAAGCCGAAGACTCAAACATCTTCGTTGCGGAATTGGATGGTCAGGTTATTGGTCTTGCCGAGGTGTATATGAAAGAAGATGAGTCGAATCCCTATAGAGTTTCCTACAAATATACACATCTGCAGAGTATTATGGTGAGCGAGAAATGCAGAAGAAAGGAGATCGGTAGACGACTCCTGCGGGCAGTTGAACAGTGGTCAAAGGAGAAGGATGCTACGGAAGTAAGATTAAATATCTGGGAATTTGACAACGGACCGCTGAGGTTCTACGAAAAAGAGGGCTACCGTACGCTTAGACGCACGATGGTACGGAAGCTTTGA
- a CDS encoding magnesium transporter: MSKARRRKRINRRIVTDILLQATPVVILTSVGELFAGSILGKMHERLDLIPGLIILVPAVMGLRGNIGTALGSRISTSLHLGLVGRRFSFSRFNLSNIGAGFSLSLTVSIIIGLFARFVCHIFGLPSIPLVNLLLIAILASAMASLVLIPFTVTLTYFAFNRRLDPDNIVAPIIGMVGDIITVAVVFIAADIVLRLKIDEAWSLLFLPVVPMIIRRMPSRYKLLNILKQSIPILFVCTMLGVLAGIYLHWQYEKFYLVPGLLILVPQIIAKAGSIGGIFGARFSSGLHLGYLRPYRVNDYVIKNFIGAIALALVISPLVTVITKFGADLFRIPIVPIIPLFFINLFAILTITLIVFLLDFVTASLSYKIRIDPSNSVIPFVTSLGDIIGTVILVLAISMFL, translated from the coding sequence ATGTCAAAGGCACGAAGAAGGAAACGAATAAATAGAAGAATAGTTACCGATATCCTTCTGCAGGCGACGCCGGTAGTCATTCTGACATCGGTTGGTGAGCTCTTTGCCGGCTCGATACTGGGTAAGATGCACGAGCGTTTGGATCTTATCCCCGGGCTGATAATTCTCGTGCCCGCAGTAATGGGACTCAGAGGTAATATCGGCACGGCCCTTGGCTCGAGAATATCAACGTCTCTACATCTGGGCCTTGTGGGCAGGAGATTTTCCTTTAGCAGATTCAACTTGAGTAACATCGGCGCCGGGTTTTCACTTTCGCTGACGGTTTCAATTATTATCGGGCTTTTCGCCCGATTCGTCTGTCACATCTTCGGACTTCCGAGTATCCCGTTGGTGAATTTACTGCTGATCGCAATCCTCGCGTCGGCGATGGCTTCACTCGTGCTCATACCATTTACGGTAACGCTCACCTATTTTGCATTCAACAGGCGCCTGGATCCAGATAATATAGTGGCACCGATCATCGGTATGGTTGGTGATATCATAACCGTGGCCGTGGTATTCATCGCCGCCGATATAGTTTTACGACTCAAGATTGACGAAGCATGGAGCCTGTTGTTTTTGCCGGTCGTGCCAATGATCATCAGACGAATGCCCTCTCGATACAAACTCCTGAATATCCTTAAACAGAGTATCCCGATTCTGTTCGTGTGTACAATGTTGGGTGTTCTGGCCGGGATATATCTACATTGGCAATACGAGAAATTCTATCTTGTCCCCGGACTTCTCATTCTGGTGCCGCAGATCATTGCGAAAGCCGGCAGTATCGGCGGTATCTTCGGCGCACGGTTTTCGTCCGGGTTGCATCTCGGCTACCTAAGGCCCTACCGGGTGAATGACTATGTGATAAAAAACTTCATCGGAGCGATTGCTTTAGCACTCGTGATCTCTCCCCTGGTGACAGTGATAACTAAGTTCGGGGCAGACCTTTTCAGGATACCGATTGTACCGATCATTCCACTCTTCTTCATTAACCTTTTTGCCATTTTGACAATAACTCTGATCGTATTTCTTCTCGATTTCGTGACTGCCTCGCTGTCTTATAAGATCAGGATTGACCCGTCAAATTCGGTCATACCATTTGTGACGAGTCTGGGTGACATCATAGGTACGGTCATTCTTGTGTTGGCGATAAGTATGTTTCTGTGA
- a CDS encoding cupin domain-containing protein — translation MNHNINKTKHLLSQAIDLQSIIDYQKYAIVSSEVINKKTGTVTVFAFDRGQGLSEHTAPFDALVYIIDGHGVITISGTEHSLKAGEMIIMPANEPHALKAVQKFKMLLVMIKS, via the coding sequence ATGAATCATAATATTAACAAAACCAAACATCTGCTGTCACAGGCAATCGATCTGCAGAGCATCATTGATTATCAGAAGTACGCCATTGTGAGCAGTGAGGTGATCAACAAAAAAACCGGCACCGTAACCGTTTTCGCCTTCGACCGCGGCCAGGGATTGAGCGAACACACTGCGCCTTTTGATGCGCTTGTCTACATAATCGACGGCCATGGAGTAATAACGATATCTGGCACTGAACATTCACTGAAAGCCGGGGAAATGATAATCATGCCGGCAAACGAACCGCACGCGCTCAAGGCGGTCCAGAAGTTCAAGATGCTACTCGTGATGATAAAGTCGTAA
- a CDS encoding metallophosphatase family protein gives MRRYAIISDIHGNSLALASVLKDIKSHGIERIINLGDSLYGPLEPVSTAEMLMQRDILSVFGNEDKLILTPGDAEPSPTLCHVRRNLEPKHIEWLREIPATRIVDDDLFACHATPQSDTCYFFWDVCSDGAVSRSREDMCRMAKNIGCPVILCGHDHVPQSVNLQKDILVVNPGSAGLPAFRDDNPYLHVMQAGSPHARYSIVSEDNGEWSAQQVMLEYDWEAAAVMAAENGRLDWASWLRTGKASVD, from the coding sequence ATGAGAAGATATGCCATAATTTCTGATATACACGGAAACAGCTTGGCACTCGCTTCGGTTCTCAAGGACATCAAGAGTCACGGCATCGAGCGGATCATCAACCTCGGGGATTCTCTTTACGGCCCACTCGAGCCTGTAAGCACTGCTGAAATGCTCATGCAAAGAGACATTCTTTCCGTTTTCGGCAATGAAGATAAACTAATATTGACCCCCGGCGATGCTGAACCATCGCCTACCCTGTGTCATGTCCGGAGAAATCTCGAACCAAAGCATATCGAATGGCTGCGTGAAATCCCGGCAACACGAATTGTCGATGACGATCTGTTCGCCTGCCATGCCACGCCTCAATCGGATACATGCTATTTTTTCTGGGATGTCTGTAGCGACGGTGCTGTATCAAGAAGCAGGGAGGACATGTGCCGGATGGCTAAGAACATAGGGTGCCCGGTGATACTATGCGGGCACGATCATGTCCCACAGTCGGTCAACCTGCAAAAAGACATACTCGTTGTCAACCCGGGGAGCGCTGGATTACCTGCCTTCAGGGATGACAACCCATATCTCCACGTGATGCAGGCTGGTTCACCACATGCGCGCTACTCTATAGTCAGTGAAGATAACGGAGAGTGGAGTGCTCAGCAGGTTATGTTGGAATACGATTGGGAAGCGGCTGCTGTCATGGCCGCGGAAAACGGACGGCTTGACTGGGCATCTTGGCTCAGAACGGGCAAAGCATCCGTAGATTGA
- a CDS encoding acetate uptake transporter, with amino-acid sequence MTHPSNESVTTIRDTMANPAPLGLLGFGMTTVLLNLHNAGLYGLDSMILAMGIFYGGLAQIFAGVMEWKKGNTFGTTAFTSYGLFWLSLVALVLFPRIGMISAPLPAAMAAYLIMWGIFTAVMFIGTLKINRALQFVFFSLATLFFLLALSEIFNSSALRIVAGFEGIVCGLSAMYTALAQVLNEIYDRVILPVCPTK; translated from the coding sequence ATGACTCACCCGTCAAATGAATCGGTCACAACGATAAGGGATACGATGGCCAATCCAGCCCCGCTGGGCCTGCTTGGTTTTGGCATGACAACTGTGCTTCTCAACCTGCACAATGCCGGGTTATACGGCCTTGACAGCATGATCCTGGCAATGGGTATCTTTTATGGAGGGCTTGCCCAAATATTCGCCGGTGTAATGGAATGGAAAAAAGGAAACACCTTCGGGACCACAGCATTCACTTCTTATGGTCTCTTCTGGCTCTCACTCGTAGCTCTCGTGTTGTTTCCGAGAATCGGGATGATTAGTGCACCATTGCCAGCCGCGATGGCAGCATACCTGATCATGTGGGGCATTTTCACAGCAGTGATGTTCATAGGAACATTGAAGATAAACCGCGCCCTTCAATTCGTATTTTTCTCCCTGGCAACGCTCTTTTTCCTTCTCGCACTAAGCGAAATATTCAACAGCTCCGCATTACGGATTGTTGCCGGCTTTGAAGGAATTGTCTGCGGACTTTCCGCGATGTACACTGCTCTGGCACAGGTACTGAACGAGATCTACGACAGAGTCATTCTTCCGGTATGCCCTACTAAATAG
- a CDS encoding cold shock domain-containing protein, giving the protein MVYGKVKWFDSRKGYGFIEKEDGTGDVFVHYADIAGEGYRSLREGERVKFEITQSPKGDKATKVELA; this is encoded by the coding sequence ATGGTGTATGGAAAGGTGAAATGGTTCGATAGCAGGAAAGGGTACGGATTCATCGAGAAAGAAGACGGTACCGGTGATGTATTTGTGCACTACGCTGACATTGCGGGTGAAGGTTACCGGTCCCTTAGAGAAGGCGAGAGAGTTAAGTTTGAGATTACCCAATCCCCCAAAGGGGACAAAGCAACAAAAGTCGAACTTGCATAA
- a CDS encoding protein kinase codes for MRDKVNSMKTGRQIESFNLIPGRIIAGKYEVLASLGSGWEGEVYRVRERNTGVERAAKVFFPQRNRHDRATKFYARKLHRLRHCSILIQYHTQERINLYREPTTVMISDYVEGELLSDFVARQPGKRLTPFEGLHLLHALAAGVEQIHRAREYHGDLHDDNIIIKRQGLSFIVKLVDMYNWGSPDAENIRDDVCNLIRIFYDILGGAQHYRKHPQEIKGICCGLKRSLIIHKFRTAGHLRQYLENMSWHKD; via the coding sequence GTGAGGGATAAAGTAAATAGCATGAAAACGGGAAGACAAATCGAAAGTTTTAACCTTATACCCGGGCGTATCATCGCCGGCAAGTATGAGGTTCTCGCTTCGCTGGGTAGTGGATGGGAAGGCGAAGTATACCGCGTCAGGGAAAGAAATACGGGGGTCGAAAGGGCGGCAAAGGTATTCTTCCCCCAGAGAAACAGGCATGATCGGGCCACGAAGTTCTACGCAAGAAAACTCCACAGGCTCCGTCACTGCTCCATCCTGATACAATATCACACGCAAGAAAGAATAAATCTTTACAGAGAACCAACGACCGTGATGATATCAGACTACGTCGAAGGCGAATTGCTGAGCGATTTCGTGGCACGCCAACCAGGGAAGCGACTCACCCCATTCGAAGGACTTCACCTGCTGCATGCCCTCGCCGCCGGGGTCGAACAAATACACAGAGCCCGTGAATATCACGGCGACCTTCACGATGATAACATCATCATCAAACGCCAGGGACTTTCGTTCATCGTAAAACTAGTTGATATGTATAATTGGGGTTCACCTGATGCGGAAAATATCCGCGACGACGTCTGCAATCTTATACGTATCTTCTACGACATCCTAGGCGGTGCACAGCACTACCGAAAACATCCACAGGAGATAAAAGGAATATGCTGCGGCTTGAAGAGATCACTGATCATCCATAAATTCCGAACCGCCGGCCACCTCCGCCAATATCTCGAGAACATGTCGTGGCACAAGGATTGA
- a CDS encoding S41 family peptidase: MLVLFYMVMPTLTSGKQISEKEKVKIIETVCSLLESNYIDPDMGKTVSAQLSASHSQGEYREVSSAEEFAAQLDADLTEWSSDKHLGVIYDPEWVMQIREEGPEDAYLTEEMVNEERMGNFGFRRMEILDGNVGYLDLRIFFHPKYAGETAVAAMNYLSNCRAVIIDLRSNGGGWGDMVSLLCSYFLDNEECVHLNSVYSRPDDRYYQSWTLPYVPGRILADVPLYILTSRSTFSAAEEFCYNLKYLKRSTIVGERTRGGAHPISSQVLDDDLILIIPECASIHPVTQSNWEGVGVEPDVEVPADEAFNVAYSNIIRQLRDTVLDNREKAFYQWHLDGFSARLNPVVVEPYVMQSYAGKYSSLYIIYENGSLFYRRGDRMRYRMTPMSQTLFLVDDQSNIRIRFKKEKDIVSGIVALYSDGNSSEYKREVE, encoded by the coding sequence ATGTTGGTCTTATTTTATATGGTAATGCCCACGTTGACATCCGGCAAGCAAATATCTGAAAAAGAAAAGGTCAAGATCATTGAGACTGTCTGCTCCCTTCTGGAAAGTAATTATATAGATCCTGATATGGGGAAAACAGTCAGCGCACAACTTAGTGCTAGTCACAGCCAAGGGGAATATAGGGAAGTATCGTCGGCCGAAGAATTCGCCGCCCAGTTGGACGCTGATCTCACAGAGTGGAGCAGCGATAAACATCTTGGGGTAATATACGATCCTGAATGGGTGATGCAAATAAGAGAAGAGGGTCCTGAAGATGCATACCTCACTGAGGAAATGGTTAATGAAGAGAGAATGGGTAATTTTGGCTTCAGGCGAATGGAAATCCTGGACGGGAACGTTGGTTATCTTGATCTGAGGATCTTTTTTCACCCTAAATACGCCGGGGAAACGGCGGTGGCGGCGATGAATTACCTGTCAAATTGCAGAGCAGTGATTATAGACCTGCGAAGCAATGGCGGTGGCTGGGGCGATATGGTTTCCTTGTTGTGCAGCTATTTCCTTGATAATGAAGAGTGTGTGCACCTTAATTCAGTGTATTCCCGTCCTGATGACCGGTATTACCAAAGCTGGACATTGCCCTACGTGCCGGGAAGGATACTGGCTGATGTTCCTTTGTATATCCTTACATCCAGGTCGACCTTCTCGGCGGCCGAAGAGTTCTGCTATAATCTCAAATACCTCAAGAGAAGTACGATCGTCGGTGAGCGGACACGTGGTGGAGCTCATCCGATCAGCTCACAGGTTCTTGACGACGATCTCATACTGATAATACCGGAATGCGCTTCTATTCACCCGGTCACGCAGAGCAACTGGGAAGGAGTGGGTGTCGAGCCGGATGTTGAAGTACCTGCAGATGAAGCGTTCAATGTTGCGTATTCGAATATTATTAGGCAACTTCGCGATACGGTGCTGGACAATAGAGAAAAGGCTTTCTATCAGTGGCATCTTGATGGATTCAGTGCAAGACTCAATCCAGTGGTTGTTGAGCCTTATGTGATGCAATCGTATGCGGGTAAGTATAGTTCATTGTATATCATTTATGAGAACGGGTCCTTGTTCTACCGTCGCGGTGATCGTATGAGATACAGAATGACACCGATGAGCCAGACTCTTTTTCTAGTTGATGACCAGAGCAATATTAGGATCAGGTTCAAGAAAGAAAAAGATATCGTCAGCGGGATTGTTGCTTTGTATAGTGACGGCAATAGCAGTGAATATAAGCGGGAAGTAGAATGA
- a CDS encoding cupin domain-containing protein — protein sequence MHIIHLKEAKKYEPEKGWLRASVCCQNNVSIEYFVKPGKHSSPLHDHPQEQVCVVIKGRMMVRSGDGEEAMLEPGDAAHFEPNEPHAVANAIDEESIGIDIFVPGRSFDFWLKRKS from the coding sequence ATGCATATCATACATCTGAAGGAAGCAAAAAAGTACGAACCGGAAAAAGGTTGGCTTCGCGCAAGCGTATGCTGCCAGAATAATGTATCGATAGAATATTTCGTTAAGCCAGGCAAACACTCATCGCCGCTACACGACCATCCTCAAGAGCAAGTATGTGTTGTCATAAAGGGCAGGATGATGGTCAGGAGCGGAGATGGCGAGGAAGCCATGCTCGAACCAGGCGATGCTGCTCATTTTGAGCCTAACGAACCGCACGCGGTCGCGAATGCTATCGATGAGGAGTCGATCGGCATAGATATCTTTGTGCCGGGCCGGTCGTTCGACTTCTGGCTTAAAAGGAAGAGCTGA
- a CDS encoding MarR family transcriptional regulator, with the protein MKRQRHGGFLIAKIHQLAGRIFSRKLRDNGIELNPAQGRIMFALWHTSRIPINELARRTSLGKSTLTSMLDRLESSGYVSRIQCRDDRRIILIERTEKDKTFEKKYTEVSQDMTRLFYVGFSKQEIGQFEDDLQRIFDNLLANEKDI; encoded by the coding sequence ATGAAAAGACAGCGCCATGGCGGTTTTCTCATTGCCAAGATACATCAACTTGCAGGCCGGATATTCAGTCGCAAACTGAGAGACAACGGCATAGAATTAAACCCTGCCCAGGGGAGAATCATGTTCGCGCTCTGGCACACGAGCAGGATCCCGATCAACGAACTGGCAAGAAGAACCTCGCTCGGCAAATCGACCCTGACAAGCATGCTTGACCGGCTCGAATCATCGGGCTACGTGTCCCGCATCCAGTGCCGTGACGACCGCCGCATAATATTGATAGAGCGAACAGAGAAAGATAAGACTTTTGAAAAAAAATATACGGAAGTATCTCAAGACATGACTCGGCTATTCTACGTGGGATTCTCGAAACAAGAGATCGGGCAATTTGAGGACGACCTCCAAAGGATCTTTGACAATCTTCTCGCAAATGAAAAGGATATTTGA
- a CDS encoding pyridoxamine 5'-phosphate oxidase family protein yields MDEKEIKRASIELLESADAAYVTTIDKEGYPQTRCMFNLRNKTKFPKLVHMFKDHRDDLMILFSTNTSSEKIAQIKDNSAVCVYYCAPNDFHGLMLAGNIEILDDPHLREALWQEGWKRYYPEGPHDPDHTVLRLYPKKTKGWYKGQAFGFKILETT; encoded by the coding sequence ATGGATGAAAAAGAGATAAAACGTGCGAGTATCGAACTGCTCGAATCTGCGGATGCCGCGTACGTCACGACAATAGATAAAGAGGGATATCCGCAGACAAGGTGCATGTTCAATCTACGCAACAAGACGAAATTCCCGAAGCTGGTCCATATGTTCAAGGATCACAGAGACGATTTAATGATCCTTTTTTCTACCAACACTTCCTCGGAGAAAATTGCACAGATAAAGGACAACTCCGCGGTCTGTGTATATTACTGCGCGCCAAATGACTTCCATGGTCTCATGCTCGCGGGGAACATCGAGATCCTTGACGATCCCCACCTCAGGGAAGCACTTTGGCAAGAGGGATGGAAGCGCTATTATCCCGAAGGCCCGCACGACCCGGATCACACCGTCCTGCGGTTGTACCCAAAGAAAACTAAGGGTTGGTATAAGGGCCAGGCCTTTGGCTTCAAAATATTGGAGACAACATGA